A single genomic interval of Granulicella tundricola MP5ACTX9 harbors:
- a CDS encoding YncE family protein, which yields MTKSAFHLPGLWLSAICVLAAGFGTAYAQAQKPFGIQQRWVIGGTGSWDYVKVDSASHRLYVAHQTKVEVIDLTSGKLIGSIGNLKRCHGIAILPDGKTGFITDGNANQVVVFDTEKLTTIETIPAGKKPDGIVYEASTNTVWVFNGNSKSVTVLDAVSRKPVATIALPGKPEFPQTDNEGTVFVNIDEPNSIVVLDARTKTLTATWPLRGCKGPSGLAYDQDGKRLFSVCDGRKMAVTDARTGKPLGLAQVGDGPDAAGYDARNDLAFASNEDGTMTVIDAGKPEFPAIQTLATMKGARTMGVDATTGTIYMVSAKLTSHIPPPTPEVTHPRPDPVPGTFTVLVIGR from the coding sequence ATGACAAAGTCCGCTTTTCATCTTCCCGGCCTGTGGCTGAGCGCGATCTGCGTTCTGGCCGCAGGGTTCGGCACAGCTTATGCGCAGGCACAGAAGCCGTTTGGAATCCAGCAGCGCTGGGTGATTGGCGGCACTGGGAGCTGGGACTATGTGAAGGTCGACAGTGCGAGCCATCGCCTGTATGTGGCCCACCAGACAAAGGTGGAAGTGATCGACCTGACGAGTGGGAAGCTGATCGGTTCCATCGGCAATCTGAAGCGGTGCCACGGTATAGCGATTCTGCCTGACGGCAAGACCGGCTTTATCACGGACGGCAATGCGAACCAGGTGGTGGTATTCGACACCGAAAAGCTGACCACGATCGAAACGATTCCGGCCGGGAAGAAGCCGGATGGAATTGTGTACGAGGCATCCACCAATACGGTGTGGGTCTTCAACGGAAACAGTAAGAGCGTCACGGTGCTCGACGCAGTAAGCCGCAAGCCGGTGGCCACGATCGCACTACCGGGCAAACCTGAATTTCCGCAGACCGACAACGAAGGAACGGTGTTCGTAAACATCGATGAGCCAAACTCCATCGTTGTTCTCGACGCAAGGACGAAGACACTGACGGCAACGTGGCCGCTGCGTGGATGCAAGGGGCCATCAGGGCTTGCGTATGACCAGGATGGCAAACGGCTGTTCAGCGTGTGCGACGGCAGGAAGATGGCCGTGACGGACGCGCGCACAGGGAAGCCGCTTGGCCTTGCGCAAGTGGGCGATGGGCCCGATGCCGCGGGCTACGATGCCAGGAACGATCTTGCATTTGCCTCCAATGAAGACGGGACGATGACGGTGATCGACGCGGGCAAGCCGGAGTTTCCGGCCATCCAGACCTTGGCCACGATGAAGGGGGCTCGAACCATGGGTGTGGACGCAACGACCGGAACGATCTACATGGTGAGCGCGAAGCTCACATCGCATATCCCCCCGCCCACGCCTGAGGTGACGCATCCTCGCCCGGATCCCGTTCCAGGGACGTTCACGGTGTTGGTGATCGGCCGCTAA
- a CDS encoding TolC family protein, translating into MMTAAAACGGALLAQATTVAIAPAVGGSAGTDPGMQAVGNSTATGQTITLTQALNLARANEPSFAAAYAASRVANLDKSIARSALLPSVVYHNQYLFTQSNHVPLSQNSAAGAQATTDQTAPVFIANNGVHEYVSQAVVNETIGLTQFNAVARADAASAIATAELEISRRGLAATVVGLFYGASIAQGKIAIARRALNEAQGFVEQTQQRAAAREVAHADVVKAQLTLQQRQREMADAELMAEKSRLDLGVLLFPDPRTLYEVELPTASNLPTRAETEAAAVSSNPELASAVATLRASNLDVTAARAAYLPDLAFNYSYGIDAAQFAVNGLDGARNLGYSASATLDIPVWDWFATAHKVKQAQIQRDSAKVALSATQRRLVANLEEFYNEARVAYQQLDSLQLSVDTARDSLRLTRLRYTNGEGTVLEVVDAQNSLTTAELAMQDGTVRYQLALANLQNLTGIL; encoded by the coding sequence ATGATGACTGCGGCGGCGGCATGCGGCGGTGCGTTGCTCGCCCAGGCTACAACCGTGGCAATTGCACCGGCGGTGGGGGGCTCCGCAGGAACGGACCCCGGTATGCAGGCGGTCGGCAACTCAACGGCGACAGGGCAGACGATCACGCTGACGCAAGCTCTAAATCTAGCAAGGGCGAATGAACCTTCCTTTGCGGCTGCCTATGCAGCAAGCAGGGTGGCGAATCTCGATAAGTCGATTGCGCGGTCGGCGCTGCTTCCCTCGGTTGTGTATCACAACCAATATCTTTTTACGCAGTCCAACCATGTGCCGTTATCGCAGAACTCGGCCGCGGGGGCCCAGGCGACCACTGATCAAACTGCGCCTGTCTTTATCGCAAACAATGGCGTGCATGAGTATGTAAGCCAGGCAGTCGTGAACGAGACAATTGGGCTGACGCAGTTCAATGCAGTGGCACGGGCGGATGCGGCGTCCGCAATTGCGACCGCGGAGCTGGAAATCAGCCGTCGTGGCCTGGCAGCCACCGTGGTCGGGTTGTTTTATGGCGCATCCATTGCCCAGGGAAAGATTGCGATTGCACGGCGGGCGTTGAACGAGGCGCAGGGTTTCGTGGAGCAGACACAACAGCGTGCGGCGGCCCGCGAGGTGGCTCATGCGGATGTTGTCAAGGCGCAGTTGACGCTCCAGCAGCGGCAGCGAGAGATGGCGGATGCGGAGTTGATGGCGGAGAAGTCACGGCTGGACCTGGGGGTTCTATTGTTCCCGGATCCGCGGACGCTTTATGAGGTAGAGCTCCCGACTGCGTCGAACCTCCCGACGCGCGCGGAGACGGAGGCCGCGGCGGTGTCATCAAATCCTGAGTTGGCGAGCGCCGTGGCGACGTTGCGAGCGTCAAACCTGGACGTGACGGCGGCGCGTGCAGCGTACTTGCCAGACCTGGCCTTCAATTACTCGTATGGTATCGACGCCGCGCAGTTTGCGGTGAATGGTCTGGATGGGGCCCGAAACCTGGGCTATTCGGCTTCTGCGACGTTGGATATTCCGGTGTGGGATTGGTTTGCAACGGCGCACAAGGTGAAGCAGGCGCAGATTCAGCGGGATTCTGCGAAGGTGGCGCTGTCTGCGACGCAGCGAAGGCTCGTGGCCAACCTTGAGGAGTTCTACAACGAGGCTCGCGTGGCATACCAACAACTGGATTCGTTGCAACTGAGCGTGGATACGGCGCGGGATAGCCTGCGGCTGACGCGGCTTCGCTATACGAACGGAGAGGGGACTGTGCTGGAGGTAGTGGATGCGCAGAACTCGCTGACGACGGCGGAACTGGCAATGCAGGATGGGACGGTCCGATATCAACTGGCACTTGCAAACCTACAAAATTTGACCGGGATACTCTAA
- a CDS encoding efflux RND transporter periplasmic adaptor subunit produces the protein MCNLNGCKKAAEEVPKPEVTVQAVHPERGSITEEISADAILAPVAQAAILPKITAPVKKFYVQRGSHVSAGQLVATLENRDLAAAAADNAGAYSAAKGAYTTATETTVPEDATKARLDLAQAKATLDLDNQIVKSREQLFAQGAIPGRDLDTAKATAVQAQATYDLAQQQYEAVKRSGSTASLVSANGTLESAKGKYMGAEAQLSYTNIRTPISGMVTERPLFPGETAAAGAPIVTVMDTSVMLAKVHVAQVQAQHLKIGADAELSVPGMDEPINAKVSLVSPALDAGSTTVEVWLKTPNKDGRLKAGMTLHVTIKGRAVKDAMLVPTEAIQRSSEGAGKIVMVIASDGTAKKRTVMTGIQTPEYTQILTGLKAEDTVITGGGYGLDDGTKVKIGPAEKKEDDDAKPGADADKGTAGEKGGADEKGATAKKEDGKE, from the coding sequence ATGTGTAACCTGAATGGTTGCAAAAAGGCTGCCGAGGAGGTGCCGAAGCCAGAAGTAACAGTGCAGGCGGTGCATCCGGAGAGGGGCTCGATTACAGAGGAGATCTCCGCAGATGCCATCCTGGCGCCGGTAGCGCAGGCTGCGATTCTGCCGAAGATTACCGCACCGGTGAAGAAGTTTTATGTGCAGCGTGGATCCCATGTGTCCGCAGGGCAACTGGTAGCGACGCTCGAAAACAGAGATCTTGCGGCTGCGGCTGCCGACAATGCGGGCGCATACAGCGCGGCGAAGGGCGCTTATACAACGGCCACGGAGACGACGGTGCCTGAGGATGCGACGAAGGCCCGCTTGGATCTGGCACAGGCGAAGGCGACCCTGGATCTCGATAACCAGATTGTGAAGAGCAGGGAACAGTTGTTCGCGCAGGGAGCGATCCCAGGGCGCGATCTCGATACTGCCAAGGCGACCGCGGTGCAGGCGCAGGCCACTTATGATCTGGCGCAGCAACAATACGAGGCAGTGAAGAGGAGCGGTTCGACAGCTTCGCTGGTGTCCGCGAATGGGACGCTGGAATCCGCTAAAGGCAAGTACATGGGGGCGGAGGCGCAGCTCAGTTACACGAATATCCGGACGCCGATCTCCGGCATGGTGACGGAGCGCCCTTTATTTCCCGGTGAGACGGCGGCAGCGGGGGCGCCAATTGTAACGGTAATGGATACATCCGTGATGCTGGCAAAGGTGCATGTGGCGCAGGTGCAGGCGCAGCACTTGAAGATAGGCGCAGATGCGGAGTTGTCGGTGCCGGGGATGGATGAGCCGATCAACGCGAAGGTGTCGCTGGTGAGTCCAGCGCTGGACGCGGGGAGTACAACCGTTGAGGTGTGGCTGAAGACGCCGAACAAGGATGGCAGGCTCAAGGCGGGTATGACGCTGCATGTGACCATCAAAGGACGCGCCGTGAAGGATGCGATGCTGGTGCCGACGGAGGCGATTCAGCGCTCAAGTGAAGGCGCCGGGAAGATTGTGATGGTGATTGCCTCTGACGGCACCGCCAAGAAACGCACCGTGATGACGGGCATTCAGACACCCGAGTACACGCAGATTCTGACTGGACTAAAAGCTGAGGACACGGTGATTACGGGCGGCGGGTATGGGCTCGACGATGGGACCAAGGTGAAGATTGGTCCGGCTGAGAAGAAGGAGGATGACGACGCGAAGCCTGGAGCCGATGCGGATAAAGGCACAGCAGGTGAGAAGGGTGGCGCGGACGAGAAGGGTGCGACGGCAAAGAAGGAGGATGGCAAGGAATGA